Proteins from a genomic interval of Paenibacillus sp. RC334:
- a CDS encoding iron-sulfur cluster biosynthesis family protein: MDIQLQLDPLTVERLASALSARPGVFKLFYDTEGCGCNGVIVILVVTAPDATDIVIQSEPYSFFVDRQQEQQFDSRMRLEADPNYPSFKLSSDAGLFSSNIRMKDVRVKSST; the protein is encoded by the coding sequence ATGGATATACAATTACAGTTGGACCCATTGACAGTTGAACGATTAGCAAGCGCGCTTTCAGCACGACCGGGAGTATTTAAGTTGTTTTATGACACAGAGGGCTGTGGATGTAACGGCGTAATTGTCATCTTGGTGGTCACTGCACCCGATGCTACCGATATAGTCATTCAGTCCGAGCCCTATTCTTTTTTTGTAGATCGGCAGCAGGAGCAGCAATTCGACAGCAGAATGAGGCTTGAGGCAGACCCTAATTATCCGTCGTTTAAATTGAGCAGCGATGCGGGCCTATTCAGCAGCAACATTAGAATGAAAGATGTGCGTGTCAAATCGTCTACTTGA
- a CDS encoding SLOG family protein: MKNLLVSGYRAHELNIFNQKHEGIPYIKKAITGRLIPLIEEGLEWIITPGQYGVDLWACEVAISLKQQYPHLKCSIMVAYQNMEEKWKEDKKEYFQQICKGVDYVGVVSRQPYQGIWQLKARDELLFRKTDGLLLVYDEDAGEGSPRFMKEMALKKQQAEGYQYISISSEDIQSIADEERLFMDL; this comes from the coding sequence ATGAAAAACTTGCTCGTTTCGGGCTACCGCGCCCATGAATTGAATATTTTCAACCAAAAGCACGAAGGCATTCCATATATCAAAAAGGCGATCACAGGCAGGCTCATTCCCCTGATTGAAGAAGGACTGGAGTGGATTATTACCCCGGGTCAGTACGGGGTGGATCTGTGGGCCTGTGAAGTGGCAATTTCACTGAAGCAGCAATATCCTCACTTAAAATGCTCCATTATGGTGGCTTATCAAAATATGGAGGAAAAGTGGAAAGAGGACAAAAAGGAGTATTTTCAGCAGATCTGTAAGGGAGTTGACTATGTGGGAGTCGTCAGCCGCCAGCCTTATCAGGGAATATGGCAACTCAAGGCACGGGATGAACTGCTTTTCCGCAAAACCGATGGTTTATTGCTCGTTTATGACGAGGATGCCGGGGAGGGCAGCCCACGTTTTATGAAAGAAATGGCATTAAAAAAACAACAGGCAGAAGGCTATCAATATATCAGCATTAGCTCAGAGGATATCCAAAGCATAGCGGATGAAGAACGATTATTCATGGACCTCTGA